The proteins below come from a single Aegilops tauschii subsp. strangulata cultivar AL8/78 chromosome 6, Aet v6.0, whole genome shotgun sequence genomic window:
- the LOC141025985 gene encoding uncharacterized protein — protein MVTEGSRTPSPGLRRVSASPVVRRGRSPTRRGCREVVGQQEVVHQASSTVVYPPLTATNYFEWSLIMKVNMEAQRVWDAIEGCGSFSQDRAALAAILRAVLEEMHSTLAVKAMTKEAWDAIKIMRVGDARVREAKAQTLLKEIDVVRIRSGETLDELAMRMNGIANKLRTLGENLDEVKVVKKLLRIMPSKYTLVAIAIEQLLDLKTMSMEELVGRFKTAEDRSDLDESANNYDQGGGSRLLLTEEEWLARNRIGAGKKKRNFDIRKVQCYNCQEYGHYSKDCTEPRKQRALLAAATADDEPGLL, from the coding sequence ATGGTGACTGAAGGTTCACGCACTCCGTCGCCGGGTCTCCGCCGTGTCTCGGCCTCGCCGGTGGTGCGCCGAGGCCGGAGCCCGACGCGGCGTGGCTGCCGCGAGGTGGTGGGGCAGCAGGAGGTCGTCCACCAGGCCAGCAGCACCGTCGTCTACCCGCCGCTGACGGCAACGAACTACTTCGAGTGGTCACTGATAATGAAGGTGAACATGGAGGCCCAACGCGTGTGGGACGCCATCGAGGGATGCGGGAGCTTCAGCCAGGACAGGGCGGCGCTGGCGGCAATTCTGCGAGCCGTGCTAGAGGAGATGCACTCCACGCTTGCCGTGAAGGCGATGACAAAGGAGGCATGGGATGCCATCAAGATCATGCGGGTCGGCGATGCCCGCGTCCGTGAGGCCAAGGCGCAGACTCTCCTCAAGGAGATTGATGTCGTCCGCATAAGGAGCGGCGAGACCCTCGATGAGCTCGCCATGCGCATGAACGGGATCGCCAACAAGCTGCGCACGCTCGGCGAGAACCTCGACGAGGTGAAGGTTGTGAAGAAGCTTCTTCGCATCATGCCGTCCAAGTATACCCTGGTAGCTATTGCCATTGAACAACTTCTTGATCTTAAAACCATGTCCATGGAAGAGCTTGTGGGAAGGTTCAAAACGGCGGAGGACCGGAGCGACTTGGACGAGAGCGCCAACAACTACGACCAAGGTGGTGGGAGTCGCCTGCTCCTCACGGAGGAGGAGTGGCTTGCTCGCAACCGCATCGGCGCCGGCAAGAAGAAGCGCAACTTCGACATACGCAAGGTGCAATGCTACAACTGTCAAGAGTACGGACATTACTCCAAGGACTGCACCGAGCCAAGGAAACAGCGGGCGCTTCTTGCTGCCGCGACGGCCGACGACGAGCCGGGGCTGCTGTGA